A single window of Vigna radiata var. radiata cultivar VC1973A chromosome 4, Vradiata_ver6, whole genome shotgun sequence DNA harbors:
- the LOC106758728 gene encoding uncharacterized protein LOC106758728, with translation MNCYNLHQNAFSAREEMRGSLSIADQNGPVFCPKPRRAGVLMNLPIRPVKWHFGQQAEGSDSKAGAELLDIVLKRESYWDDFSNQIPSSPPYFCGSPPVRAANPLIQDARFGDEENSLASTVSSPSGLLSPSSASRKGGCARMKFGLKPAAVRVEGFDCLSRDCQNSGIPAVA, from the exons ATGAATTGTTATAATCTTCATCAGAATGCCTTCTCAGCACGTGAAGAGATGAGGGGCTCTCTTTCCATTGCTGATCAGAATGGCCCTGTATTTTGCCCTAAGCCACGCCGAGCTGGAGTTTTAATGAACTTGCCTATTCGACCAGTGAAGTGGCATTTTGG CCAACAAGCTGAGGGCTCTGATTCAAAAGCTGGGGCAGAACTACTTGACATTGTTCTTAAGAGG gAGAGTTACtgggatgatttttccaaccagATACCTTCCTCTCCTCCCTATTTTTGTGGTTCTCCTCCAGTTCGGGCTGCGAATCCCTTGATCCAAGATGCTCGCTTTGGAGATGAAGAGAACAGTCTTGCATCAACAGTTTCCTCGCCTTCTGGTTTGCTATCTCCATCTTCAGCATCTCGCAAAGGAGGATGTGCTAGGATGAAGTTTGGACTTAAACCAGCTGCAGTTAGAGTAGAAGGATTTGATTGCCTCAGCAGGGATTGTCAGAATTCTGGCATCCCTGCTGTTGCCTAA